tggagtgtgaactcagatcctctgcactgcccctggcttctttttgctcaaggctagcactctaccacttgagccacagcgccacttccagccttttctgtttatgtggtgctgaggaatcgagcccaaggcttcaagcatgctaggcaagcactctgctactaagccacattcccagccctctgcataTTCTTAATTAAGCCTCACATCAGACCCTGAACCAACAGGCAGAGACTGTGGCTTGTCATGTAGGCATGTCAGCTGCTTCAAGTAAAGCCATTGCTCCTAATGACTCCAATACAATGTTCCATGTGCCAAGTGCCAGGAACCAGAGAGCAGCTAATAGCTGCCAAACTCATCAGGACACCTTCCTGACCAGCCCTGGAGATCTTTCTTCCAAACCAGTCCAACCGCTGCTATCCCTCTCTCCCTACACATTCACAgtggctccccgcccccccccgcccccaacgcTGCCGCAAACCCAGCACAATGACAGCCAATGCTTCCCTCTGCcgccctccacccaccccacccctctcatGGCTCCTATCTCACCACAGATAGTAGAGGCTTTGTAGGATTAAACTCCTTGGCATTGGGGTTCAACGTTGATTTCTTTACTTGTCTACAAGAGAAAATATAATCAGTTTCATGGCCTGCACCTCACCCCCTAGCGCACCAGCAGCCCCCATGGTACTCACTCAGCGACAGGGCCCTCATCCTTGTCATCTCCCTTTATAAGGCCCACTGGGGGGCTGCCAGTCTGGCTCGGGCAAGGTGGTGGAGGCTGCTCCGAACCCTCAGCGCCTCCTGCTGATGCCAGAGGTGGTTTGTCTTCTTTATCGGATACGGACTCCGTCTTTGAGGAGACTGGAGACCCCATGGACTCTGAGGTTAATAAACCATcaacctccttctcctttcctttggcCTCCTCCTTTAGGATCCGGGGGGAAAAAGGATCCAGGCTGGTCTCAGGGGAGCTGGGGGGCTGAAGCTGGAAGGAGGACACATACAGTGAGCACTGTCCAGGTGACCTCAGGTCCTGCCTCCTCCAGGTCCTCCTAGCTTGAGGCTCTTCTTTTCCACCCACTGGGCACTTTGCTGTGGCTACAGTTCCACCCACACCACTGCATGCTGTCAAATCCAGCTCCTTCGCACCCTGCTCACCTTGAACTGGGCCCCAAACTTTCTTAGTTCTTCCAATTGAAATCGTTTCTGTTCATTTTGAAGGCCAGAGACtaagtgaaaaagagaaaaataatcaatCACAGCCAGGCTTTGGTGGTCAAGAGGCTAagacatgaggatcatggtttgaaaccagcctggacaagaaagtctgtgagacgtttatctccaattaaccaccaaaaaccaggagtagagctatggctcaaagtggtagagtgctagcttttagcagAGAAGTTCATGGACAGCATCCaaccccttagttcaagccccgtgaacaacaacaacaaaatagaacaCACATCCTTTTCAAAGGTGACTACACAGGACTAATACAGAGGACAAGAAACCAAGGAAAAACACAAGAGCTCTTGAGAATTTCAACAGGAATTAGGGTCAAAGGGCCAATGGAAACTGCTTCCTATTCCCAACAAACTTCTAACGGAAATGCTCTCTCAAACAAAGAAGCATTAGACCCCACCATGGTAAACCATTCTTACCTTTCCCAGCTATCCGGGCCAGGTCCTGGGGTTCCAGGGTCCTGCCAGGCTCCTTGGCTGGGACTTCTTTCACTGAGGAAAGAGACATGCCTGAAGGTTCTCCTATTCCAAACCACACTGCTAACTGTCCATAGCCCTCAACGGTCAGGCTCTTACCATCTGTGGGGGTCAGTGAGATCTTTGGAGAAGCTGGGGTAATAGAGCCTGCTCCAGGATCCACAACAGATGTGACAGGGATGGAGGCTGCAGAAGTTGCTACTGCCGAGCCAAGAGGAGGCTCAGGACACGGAGTTGAGATTGGGGCAGGGACAGCAGACTTGGGAGAGCGTGGGGGGTACATCCGTCCcactggaagaaaagggagagctGTTCCATGGTTACCGCTGGTCAATAAGCAGCGAATACAGGGCACTTACTTAAAGCTTACACATTTTTTGTACTCAGGATCACAAACTCAAAAGTCTACAAAGCCAAGACAGATAGTATAAGGAGAAGGAGGTAAATGGTCTCAATGTGCACCAAAAAGACCAGAATGCTTATAAGAACAGTCATGATTTGGTCCTAGGCAACTAGAGGTATGCAATTAACACAGGATCAGTTTTGGCGGAACTTTCTGCACTTCAAAAGAAACTGGAAATTTTCTATGATTTCCCTTTTAATAAACTGGCAACAAATTAAAATCTAAACAAAATACATCTGACAGTCAGATATAATCCATGAATTGCCAGGTTGAAATTGCTATActagggaaatggaaaaattctTTTCCCAACAGGACAAATTCAACCTTTCCCCACTCTAGCATCTATCTTTAACCTGTCTCCCATTCCATCACTCATTCCACCTGACTTGTCTCTGTATACGTTCACACCCATTTCTTCACCCAGCACGATGAAGCTTTTACCTGCAGCAGGAGGTGGAACGGAAGCTTCTCCGGAAGGCCTGCTGTTAGGTGAAGACAGAGTCTTACCACCTCTCAGAGGCCGCTGTGCCTTGGGAGACATGCGGGAAGGGccttggggaggaaaaaaaggtaaaaaaaatgagCACCTGCTGTTACATCACCACTAACACATCCAATCTCCTCCTAACCCACCTACTTTTTATACTTCCCACCTTCCTGTTGTCCCCTTTTTTGCCAAGTGTGCTTCATAACTCACCTCCATTGATCCCACGAGTCTCAGACCCTGGGCCAGGGCTGCTGTTGTCGAGGTGGTGAGGACCACGGGGTGGCAATGAGCTAAGGCCAGGCCTCCCGCCTCGAGAACTGCTACACCGAACTCCTCCCCGGGGACCTTCCCGAACTCTCTGCGGCAAAGGGATATACTTCCCCTCCCTGAAGAAAGATTCAAGTCAAGGACAAAATGCACATTTTTTGGCATTATggagtcctagcaactcagacaCAATCAACCAATGTTCCCCAATTTCACCAATCCTAGTGGATGAGAAAAGCAAGATCAGGCTATAGTTAAGTGCTGAGCCAGGCACTGAacacctcatgcctataatcctagttattcaggaggctgagacctgaggaacagatctcaaagtcagcccaggcaaatacaaataatacaaatatGGATGAATACAAATACTATAACCAAattccttaaaaattttttttcttgggctgggaatatggcctagtggcaagagtgcttgcctcctacacatgaagctcttggttcgattccccagcacaacatatatggaaaatggccagaaggggtgctgtggctcaggtggcagagtgctagccttgagcgggaagaagccagggacagtgctcaggccctgagtccaaggcccaggattggcaaaaaaaaaaaaaattaaaaattaaaaaaaaattttttttttcttcatgccaAATGTTGATGGCTCATGGCCATAACTGGTGAGAACTGAGGACCAAGGCTCCAAGCAAGCCCAGGTAAGAAGTatatgagcttcttatctccaattaaccaccaaaaagccagaagtggagctgtggctcaaagctgtaaGCTGTAGAGcacttgagatcaagccccagtcccagaaaggaaaaaaaaaaaaaaaaaaaaaaagcagaaattcaACTGTCACAGCCAAGAGGTTTAAATAaacatgaataaattaaaaaatgaattcaaatatGGTATAATATCCTGGATAGTATCCTAGAACGGAAGAAGAATCTGAGATTCAAAAATAAGAATGTAATAAACTTCAGACTTTAGTTAATAACAATATATCAATATTGGTTCATTAATTGTCGTAAGTAAAATGTTAATAAGGGAAACTGAATCTAGTATACATGGGGAATTCATACCTATAAACTTAAACAggttattaagaaaaataaaaaagcagtaatgggttatcttaaaaaaaaaaaaaagctgtagcgcactaatcttgagcacaagcACTCAgacaagtgcccaggctcttagttcaagccccaaaagcaGCACCACCCCctcccttttttgccagtccagggcttgaactcagggcctgggtactgtccctgggcttctttggttcaaggctagtagtctaccatttgagccacagcaccacttctggccttttctgtttatgtggtactgaggaatcaatcccagggcttcatgcatgctaggcaagcactctaccactaagccacattcccagccttccaacTTTTTAATCTAAACTTAAATATGCTTAACCTTATGGAAAATTACTTACTCTTGCTACATTTCAGTCTCCCCAATCTACAAGTTGGAAATAGCTACGTATTAACCTACCTCTTACAAAGCAGCAAAGATTAACATAAAAACAGGCTAGCCAAGGCCTTGAACCCCACTGTGAGACTCAAACAGCTCCAGATGCCCAATGAGTTACCTGGATGCCAGGCTGGGGCTCTCTCGCCCTGACCCTTGCCTTTGGACTGCACTATGCTTCTCCTCCTCTGTGCGCCCGTCCTCATTTTCCATAGCAATCCGTAGGCGGTACTGGGGACTTGACTCGATCTCTCGAGCCAGCTGGGCTGCACGCAGCTCCCGCTGACGGAACTCTTCTGAGTTGTCTTTTTCTAAGGGTACCCTGAAAAAATACCCACATACTATGTTATAACATCAGCATTTGTAACAAGCCTACAGCATCAGTGTGTAATGTCTtccatcattttttcttcttttctagtgCTAGGGTCCAAACTCAAGAGCCTCACACGTTAGACAAGTACTCTGGCCTAGCCCAGTTagcatattcatatatttattcatatatgtgCTCCTGGGTATGAACTGAGGAGGTCTTATGCTTGCTATGTAGgccctctacttgagccacacccccagtctaGCCAACATTTAATACTACTACTAGGTCCCAAGGTAAAACACTAAGACATATATGAATGTAAAGTTTACAATGCTTAAATTTTAGAAAGAAGATATAGGTGAATAGTTAGAAAAGAAGTCACTATTCACAGTGTGGCCTAACCAGAAAAACTTAATTTATATTCTTTATAtaaaaattcagggctggggatatggcctagtggcaagagtgcctgcctcatatacatgaggccctgggttcgattccccagcaccacatatacagaaaatggccagaagtggcactgtggctcaagtggcagagtactagccttgagcaaaaagaagccagggacagtgctcagaccctgagtccaagccccaggactggcaaaaaaataaataaataaaatttaaaaaaaaatcaacatcagTATCACCCCAtcctggagtaaaaaaaaaaatctttgaggaAATAGGTCACAAGGCAGACCAGGAGTGAGGAGAAAGTTCCTTGTATACCTATAAAAGAATGCACAAGAACTATGTTCTACTTAGCAATCTACCTTCTGCTGGTGAGTACACTGCTCCACTGCCCCACTGAGGAGTGCAAGACACTCACGTGTAAGAGGAGAGACTGCTGTCGTAAGTGGTCTTCACGCCATAGTTCTCCTCATTGAACTTGAACATTTCGTTGGGGTCCCATCCATTGGACTAAAGGGTTAAAGGGAGAATGTTTAAAACCCAGCAAGGGAAAGAATAATTGATAAGCCATTTTCCTTCACATTAAAAACTTAAATGCGAACCACACCCAGAGCAGTATCAAGACATTCATTCTAGGTGTAAGCCCCCAAGAAAGTCTAACACATTTGCACAAATACATATGGCTCTAAAACCAATACAGCACTACTTGTTAAATTTTGTTTACCTATTTAcatatttagttttagttttttttttttttttttgccagtcctgggccttggactcagggcctgagcactgtccctggcttcttcccgctcaaggctagcactctgccacttgagccacagcaccacttctggccgttttctgtatatgtggtgctggggaatcgaacctagggcctcgtgtatcggaggcaggcactcttgccactaggccatatccccagcccacacataTTTAGTTTTTGACTGAGCGTTCTGCTTTTAAACTACTCAGGGCGGGCTGGAATTCTACATAACCAAAGCTGCCCCCTGCCTTTGCCTTCCAAATACTgaaattacaagtgtgtaccactaagccgggtgctagtggctcatatttgtaatcctagctatataggaAGCTAAGATATGAtgagtgtggttcaaagtcagcctgagcaaaagagtccATGGGACTCTAAGAGGCTTCagaactgcacccaggccctgagtttaagccccaggactggcaaaaaaaaaaaaataacaaaaaaccccaaaacaacaacaaaagggctggggatatggcctagtggcaagagtgcctgcctcatatacatgaggccctgggtttgattccccagcaccacatatgcagaaaatggccagaagtggcgctgtggctcaagtggcagagtgctagccttgagcagaaggaggccagggatggtgctcaggccctgagtccaagccccaggaatggccaaaaaaaaaaaacaacccacaagtaTGCACCCACTACACTTGGCTTGTGAGACTTCTTTAAATGCCAAAATAATGGTAACGAAACACATCATAAGGGCAAAGAACAAAAATAGTTTTTTGATTATTCATAATTAAGAGAAACAAACTAGATCCGTGTATAGCACGAAAAGTTCGACAAGGTGAGAAAAGTAAATTGTTCTGCAAACTGATACTAAAATATATGTCAAAGATGTTGCTTTTAGGAAAGGAAATGggcctaattttattttttgctagttctggggcttgaactcagggcctgagcactatccctggcttcttttttgctcaaggctagcactctactccttgagccacagcaccacttctggctttttctatttatgtggtgctgaggaatcaaacccagggcttcatgcatgtgaggcaagcaccctaccactaggacacattcccagccccgaaatggGTCTAAACAGTGGTGTTTTTTTAAACCTACTGTTACACTGATAGAAAAGAGTCACAAAGCAAACATTAACTGCCAATCATGTACAGATACATTTGTTAGCTATTTTCTGAACTTTTGTATTTGCTATTTGAGAACCATCAACAATAGGCAACAGCATTTCCGCCCCCCCCTTTCTAATAATCAACACCTGATTCAAAGAATGAATCTGTCAACAACCCCCAATCTGGCTGCCCCATTACTCAGAGAAGGAGACTATACCATGTCAGACTCGAGATCATAGTCATCGCTGTTGCTGTCACCACCCTCCCAGCGCTGAAGCACCTTCTCTTTGTGCTCACCGTTCACCTTCGAGTTCATGGCAATGGCTGAGTCAGTGAACTTGTCTGTAGGGCAGAATGGATAATCAGAAGTCAGGTGGTAACTGACAGCTTTCCTGCCTCTCAGCCTCACTCCCATACCCCCAATAAGTAGTTTAGAAACAAAGACAAGCTTAAAAAACCCatattcagccaggcactggaggatcacccctataatcctagacactcaggaggctaagatctgaggattgcagttcaaagactgcCCAAGCAGGAACATCCataagacacttatttccaataagccactagaaaaccaaagtggagctgtggttcaaagtggtagaacactagccttgagcagaaaagctcaaggatagtgcacaggccctgagttcaagctccatgactgataaaaaaaaaaaaaaaaacagacccaGAATATTGTATACTATATGTTGAGAGAAGGAAACATCAGACAAAACACTGATTTTAATGGTTCAAAGCAACAACTGAATTGTAAACTAACAAGGAACAACCATGAAGAACCACAACAGAGGCCGGAACCCACCTCCCTACATATCAGACATCAAAACACATTtagaagaaaatttcagccatctttttcaggaaaaaagctggtaaaaaaaatcaagtcaacaTGTTCCAGCTGCAAACAAACTTCCCTCTACTCACATAGAGTGGATCtgacacaacagcacagcacaatacCTTTAGTAGCATAATTGAAGTCAACATTTCGGAAGTGGACAAGCATGACATCACTTGGCTTAAACACCATGGTGTCTACAATGTCTTCTCGACGAGGGCCACCCGCTGGCTCAGATGCTTTCCGGTGCACAGCATCTACTGCCAGctcaaactacaaaagcaacattGCCCAACAAGCACAGgtcaatattaagaaatataagTGCAAAACTATGACCATTCCCCTCTTACCCTTTCTAAATCTTTCCCAATAGTACATTGTCACGTGCCCAGCCTGCTCTACAAAACCacaggacttagaaaaaataaatctcaaactTAAATTTTAACTAAAAATGTTAAGGTCCACAAGAATGGTAAATAGTATTGTCTGAGTCTTCAACACATCCTtgacttccctctcccccttccatgCAATTCCAAAAATAAGCCAATTTGACTAAACTGACCTTTGAGCTCAGAGTCTTGAAAATGCCTTCATAGGTAGTGCCATTCTTCACCTTTACATCACAAGTGGAGCCCTAAGAGGGTGGGAAGGTTAAGAAGACTCCAAAACTGATGGATCTCAGTCCTCAAACACTCTAGGGATTAAAAGCTTCACTTACCACCACAGCTGTCAGGAAATGCAGCATCCTGGAATTATTATAGACACCTTCAAACACCTGTCGGTAACATCAGatggagaagaaataaagaagcagCCTGCAAACACCTCCTTTCTTTCTAAATGACTCTTGTTGGGCTGAACCACAATTCTTGTTAGCTCATTTGTCTATCTCTGCATCTACCATGTCTTATATTCCCATATGGTCGTTATTTAGTTCTTCCTATTTtttacaaggagaaaaaaaaggcacTCACAGGTGACTGTGGGGGTCCTTTTCCAGTACTCTGTCccctataagaaaaaaaaaaaaaaggttatttacTCCCAAAGCCACATATATCATGAAGTTGCTTAGTCAACAAGGTTTCCCAACTCTCATGTTAAAAAAGGAGTAGGCATTAAATGTTAATAAACACATTTCCTCCAAaagccagttaaaaaaaaaagaccccaatTAACAACGGCTGTCAATTGCTCTAAAAGCCAATACAACAGCCTTCTCACTTTCTTCAAGGGGCCAGGGTTGAATGCGTCCACGGACCAATGCCACAGTGTTCTAATAAGCAGTAACCCCCTCCAGACCGGAAAGGTGAAAAGCTCAGAGGTGCAGATGCACTGCTACTCAGCTCATGCACATCACCTCCCAAATGGAGCAAACCATTTTCGGCAACCTTAGGTCCCAAGCCCGGCGAGGAGGGGTATTTCCTCCACACTCCGCCCTTTCGCCGTCATTACTCATTCACCCAGTTACCCACACTGCAGGGGTCACCAATCGCCAGGTAACACTGCTCCTCGATGGCTGATGTAACCGGCGGTTGAGGAGGGCGGTGAGGGGGCCGTTGGCGGGGCCGGGGGACAGCGCAGCCGCAAAAGCCATCCACCGGGAGGCCTCGCCCGGTCTGCGCCTGCGCACTAAAGCCCACGGGCCTCTtcaaagcccccccccctcccgcgaaCACGACCCACTGCGCCTGCGTGTACCGCCGCTCTCGATCGCATTGACACACAACCCCGCGGAACTGTGAGCTCCGCTCCCGCCAACACCAGACGCACCTTTCCATGCACACTAGCCGCCCCAGCCCTACGCGCTACCGGGACGCGGGAATGCCCGGGTCACAAGACGGAGCATCCGCGCGCACGTAGTCGAagggcgggcgcgcgcgcgctGGAGGTTCCCAGCCCGCAGTCCTCCCAGCCGTCCCTCCTTCCGCGCCCCCGCCCACCCGGCTCCCCTCTTACTGGCCAGACCAGGAAGGGGGAGGTAGCAACCCGCTccaagtccctccctccccattggCCAAACTGTGGGCCGCGCGCCCCCCTCCATTGGCCAGAGCCGGGGACCCCTTCCCGCAGCTGGCACCTCATTGGCTGCAGCCGGGGACCGCGAGACCCTTCGTGGTAATGGAGCCGGGGACCCCGATCACCTCCTCACCCCCCCAATTCCCCGTGCCCGCGGTGCTGGCAGGACGCGCCCCGCCTCCCCACGGGGCCTCGTCCCGGGCTAGGCCCTCGGGAGCCGAGCGCGGCTCCGAGATCCCGGATGCGGCCAAGGACCCTTTCTCTCCAACCTGTTGGGACCCAAagggaaccccccccccagcttcctgGGGTTCCTCATTCCCGGCGCCCGCTGCaccgggccgggctgggggcgcGCCCCACCGGAACCGCGCCGCCGCCTCCAGCCCGCAGCCCGGCTCCCCCACCCGGAAGCCCGCCCTTCTCACCTGGCGCTGCCGATGGCGGCGGCCCCGGGCCTCTCCTGGTGCGGCGGCGGCGCTAAGATGCCTTCGGCTCCCCGGCGAAGCCCGCTCCCAGCCGCGGGCCCCAGGCACGGGGAGGCGACGACGGGAGGCCCCGGCGGAGCCGCGGTGACGGCCAGCGGCCCCGGGAGGCCGCCGTTGGGAGGGCTGGTGCCGCCGGGAGGCCGGCGGGCCACGGCCTGTTGCGTGGGGGGCGGCTGTGGGGGCTGAGAGGTCTGTTGTGGCGGCTGAGGCTTCAACATGATGGCAGCGTCCGGAAAGGGAAttaagagggaagggagggaaagagggggccGGGGTTGGAGCCGCGCCGGGGAGCGCGGGAAGCGGAGGGGATCGGGAGGCCGGGGACCCGCCgttggcgggcgggggggggaagccccGCGGAGCCGGGGATAGGTAGAGAAGACCGCGGCGCGAGGGAGCGCCGcgaggcggaaggggagggggggtctcGGGCCTgaggaaagcgagagagcgcgagtcGACCTGGCGCGCGTGCGCGTCgccgggaggagggcgggggaggagcgGGCCGGCGCTCTGCCGGGGGAGGGGCGCGAGGAGGGAGCGCGGCTTGAGGCGACCGGGCGGTTGGCTCCGGCAGGAGACGGGGAGAGGAGGAAGCCGGTGGACCTCGCGCTCCCGGCCCTTCAGCTAGGTAAGGAGCAGCGCGGGCGCTCAACGCGCGCCAAGTTTAGAGTCTCTGGGTCTCAAGCTGCCTTAGAGGCGGGCGGCGGCCGTCGCTTCACAATGAGCGTGTGTGAAACGCTAGGGGAGGAGCCGAAGCAGCGGAGAGGAAGATCCGGCGGCCACGCCCACACCTCCGGCGTAACGTCAGGATTCTTCCGCTGTGTGTGAGGTGAACGTCATAGCGTAAAGTTCTTCCGCCAAGAAAAAGACACCCCCCACTCCACAGTAACTGCTCATTTAGTTTGGTAGTAGGGCTCCAGAGGAGTTAGTCCTTTCACTTTTTCCGCTCTACATACAAATTTGGTGAGCATTAGTGATTCGCTTGAAGGTGCTTATCCTTCCACGTAAATCTGCGCCCATTTCTGAAGTGTGGCTTTTAAATCTAAATTGTTACTTGACCAGGCTTTAAAATGAGCCCTTGAAAAGGCagcagcaggctgggaatgtgacttagtggtagagtgcttgcctagcatgcatgaagccctgggttccattcctcagcaccatgtaaagaggaaaagctggaagtggccctgtggctcaaatggtagagtgctagccttaagcacaaagaagccaggggcagtgctcaggccctaagttcaagcctagccaaaaaagaaaagttcaagactagccaaaaaagacaaaacacaataaaatgtAGCAGCCTTGccaggcaccggtgactcacacctataatcctgctactcataaggctgagatctgaggattgccgttcatagccagtctgggcaggaaagtgtgggggactctcatcaccaattaaccactagaaaacgaagtggagctgtggctcaacaaaaagtggtaaagcgctagcctcgagcaaagagctcagggactatgcTCAGGCACTGACTGAGcttaagctccatgactgacaatacaaaaaactaaaggacagggcccaggccttgagttcaagccccagtacaggcatacGAAGCACACACACCCGCGACTGAAAGAGCAGCTTAATTGGTAGACTGCTTGACTAGCATaggtaaggccctgggttcaattaccagTACcccttgccacccccccccccgaaaaaaaaaatcccccagtTTTACAATTAAGGAAACCATTCAAAGCAGATGGAATattagctattgaggaggctgagatctgaaagacagattcaaagccagcctgtgcagtagGTTTGAGCTGCACTGAACTCCCTTTCCCACAACATACCATGCCCTTCCTCCACACTGCCTGCCCAACTGTCCATTCACAGAACATTCTCTTTTGGTCCtctactttttcattttcatgcTCCAATGTCCATTTTTCCAGGTGTCTTTTGTTACTGACTCCCTCCTTTTAGCTTCCAAACCATACTAAAATTAGCCAAAGAGTTAGGGGCAGCTAGAGTATGCAGTcagcatgcctgaggccctggctTAATCCTCAGCATAAATAAGAAACAACCTGCAGGtagtgcatacatgtatatagtcCCAGCTGTTTGTGAGGCTtcttcaaagcaagcctgggcattGTAGCAAGACTATCTCTAGTAATACTAGGGTTTGGATTCAagaaatgaactcagggccatcaCTTGGACTATCTCCAGCTTTCTgttagtttgg
This genomic stretch from Perognathus longimembris pacificus isolate PPM17 chromosome 23, ASM2315922v1, whole genome shotgun sequence harbors:
- the Atxn2l gene encoding ataxin-2-like protein isoform X6, with translation MLKPQPPQQTSQPPQPPPTQQAVARRPPGGTSPPNGGLPGPLAVTAAPPGPPVVASPCLGPAAGSGLRRGAEGILAPPPHQERPGAAAIGSARGQSTGKGPPQSPVFEGVYNNSRMLHFLTAVVGSTCDVKVKNGTTYEGIFKTLSSKFELAVDAVHRKASEPAGGPRREDIVDTMVFKPSDVMLVHFRNVDFNYATKDKFTDSAIAMNSKVNGEHKEKVLQRWEGGDSNSDDYDLESDMSNGWDPNEMFKFNEENYGVKTTYDSSLSSYTVPLEKDNSEEFRQRELRAAQLAREIESSPQYRLRIAMENEDGRTEEEKHSAVQRQGSGRESPSLASREGKYIPLPQRVREGPRGGVRCSSSRGGRPGLSSLPPRGPHHLDNSSPGPGSETRGINGGPSRMSPKAQRPLRGGKTLSSPNSRPSGEASVPPPAAVGRMYPPRSPKSAVPAPISTPCPEPPLGSAVATSAASIPVTSVVDPGAGSITPASPKISLTPTDVKEVPAKEPGRTLEPQDLARIAGKVSGLQNEQKRFQLEELRKFGAQFKLQPPSSPETSLDPFSPRILKEEAKGKEKEVDGLLTSESMGSPVSSKTESVSDKEDKPPLASAGGAEGSEQPPPPCPSQTGSPPVGLIKGDDKDEGPVAEQVKKSTLNPNAKEFNPTKPLLSVNKSTSTPTSPGPRTHSTPSIPVLTAGQSGLYSPQYISYIPQIHMGPAVQAPQMYPYPVSNSVPGQQGKYRGAKGSLPPQRSDQHQPASAPPMMQAAAAAGPPLVAATPYSSYIPYNPQQFPGQPAMMQPMAHYPSQPVFAPMLQSNQRMLTSGSHPPAIVSSSTPQYPSAEQPTPQALYATVHQSYPHHATQLHAHQPQPATTPTGSQPQSQHAAPSPVQHQAGQAPHLGSGQPQQNLYHPGALTGTPPSLPPGPSAQSPQSSFPQPAAVYAIHPHQQLPHGFTNMAHVTQAHVQTGVTAAPPPHPGAPHPPQVMLLHPTQGHGGPPQGAVPPSGVPALSASTPSPYPYIGHPQGEQPGQAPGFPGGADDRILQSHPSQQLPFHPPGN
- the Atxn2l gene encoding ataxin-2-like protein isoform X4, with amino-acid sequence MLKPQPPQQTSQPPQPPPTQQAVARRPPGGTSPPNGGLPGPLAVTAAPPGPPVVASPCLGPAAGSGLRRGAEGILAPPPHQERPGAAAIGSARGQSTGKGPPQSPVFEGVYNNSRMLHFLTAVVGSTCDVKVKNGTTYEGIFKTLSSKFELAVDAVHRKASEPAGGPRREDIVDTMVFKPSDVMLVHFRNVDFNYATKDKFTDSAIAMNSKVNGEHKEKVLQRWEGGDSNSDDYDLESDMSNGWDPNEMFKFNEENYGVKTTYDSSLSSYTVPLEKDNSEEFRQRELRAAQLAREIESSPQYRLRIAMENEDGRTEEEKHSAVQRQGSGRESPSLASREGKYIPLPQRVREGPRGGVRCSSSRGGRPGLSSLPPRGPHHLDNSSPGPGSETRGINGGPSRMSPKAQRPLRGGKTLSSPNSRPSGEASVPPPAAVGRMYPPRSPKSAVPAPISTPCPEPPLGSAVATSAASIPVTSVVDPGAGSITPASPKISLTPTDVKEVPAKEPGRTLEPQDLARIAGKVSGLQNEQKRFQLEELRKFGAQFKLQPPSSPETSLDPFSPRILKEEAKGKEKEVDGLLTSESMGSPVSSKTESVSDKEDKPPLASAGGAEGSEQPPPPCPSQTGSPPVGLIKGDDKDEGPVAEQVKKSTLNPNAKEFNPTKPLLSVNKSTSTPTSPGPRTHSTPSIPVLTAGQSGLYSPQYISYIPQIHMGPAVQAPQMYPYPVSNSVPGQQGKYRGAKGSLPPQRSDQHQPASAPPMMQAAAAAGPPLVAATPYSSYIPYNPQQFPGQPAMMQPMAHYPSQPVFAPMLQSNQRMLTSGSHPPAIVSSSTPQYPSAEQPTPQALYATVHQSYPHHATQLHAHQPQPATTPTGSQPQSQHAAPSPVQHQAGQAPHLGSGQPQQNLYHPGALTGTPPSLPPGPSAQSPQSSFPQPAAVYAIHPHQQLPHGFTNMAHVTQAHVQTGVTAAPPPHPGAPHPPQVMLLHPTQGHGGPPQGAVPPSGVPALSASTPSPYPYIGHPQVCRVGRSHSRRRQGLAPGSVLCFPPSSLSCDPAAPLPTASPALSDPDCLLT